A genomic stretch from Lathyrus oleraceus cultivar Zhongwan6 chromosome 2, CAAS_Psat_ZW6_1.0, whole genome shotgun sequence includes:
- the LOC127121207 gene encoding uncharacterized protein LOC127121207, producing MASMLSFLNSLSHRNKPSHNTIKDDHINDDDLAIVKAAAWAWYQHGSGSCHEGEAISSEFFIRRARREPRPSRYKLELEAKRSMEKEIKEGSPVHHKKEESLLDEYEVQSISRHLNKLIVSNNNHNRKKLVSSTDHIAITTSVDDGVKKNNKKKSIRKGFFFKHGVVCGREGDVVDSSSVVSKDRRQLTKSVPSVRGFK from the coding sequence ATGGCTTCCATGCTCTCTTTTCTAAACTCTCTTTCTCACAGAAACAAACCTAGTCACAACACTATTAAAGATGATCACATCAATGACGACGACTTAGCCATTGTGAAAGCAGCTGCATGGGCATGGTATCAACACGGTTCTGGATCATGCCATGAAGGAGAGGCTATTTCTAGTGAGTTTTTTATCAGAAGGGCTCGTCGCGAACCGAGACCCTCTCGTTACAAGTTAGAGTTAGAAGCGAAAAGATCAAtggaaaaggaaataaaagaagGTTCACCGGTTCATCACAAGAAGGAGGAATCTCTACTTGATGAATATGAAGTTCAAAGCATTTCAAGGCATTTGAATAAGCTTATAGTGTCTAATAATAATCACAACCGCAAGAAACTTGTGAGTAGCACCGACCATATTGCTATTACAACAAGTGTAGATGATGGTGTTAAAAAGAATAATAAGAAGAAGAGTATAAGAAAAGGGTTTTTCTTTAAGCATGGTGTTGTGTGTGGAAGAGAAGGAGATGTGGTTGATTCAAGTAGTGTTGTTTCAAAAGATCGTCGTCAATTAACAAAGAGTGTACCTTCTGTTCGTGGTTTTAAATAA